TGTGGTGATTCCCGCCTGCGCCGCCCGCCTCCTCAGCCGCAAATTTTCTCACTACATCCTCATCTCTGCTGGTCTAGGGGCCTTAAGTGCGGTCATCGGCATGATGGTGTCTGCCCTATTCGATTTACCCTCCGGTCCCAGCATTGTCACCGTTCAACTGGCCATTTTTCTGCTGACCATTCTGATCTCCAAAGCCCGCGTTCTGGCTTCCTGAACCATGCCCCAAATTCTTGATGCCCTGCCAACCCAACAGCCAAACAGAATCCTGTGCAGCTATCACAATCCGTCAGCTGACGTACAAATTGCTCAGATTTCCAACATTCCCCATTGGTATTTCGACCGCGTTATCTTTCCTGGCGATTCGCTCCTCTTCGAGGCTGTTGCAGAGGCAACCCTGGAAATCTATAGCGGTGATTGGCATCACGACACGACTGGCCGATCATATTCCTTGCGATCGCTTGCAGATGGCAACACCGATTTCATCCACTGTTTTGAGGTCGATGAAATGACTGCTTCATTATCAGAACTGATGCCCAAACGGGGAATGCCAGTGACCCTGATTACCGGATTTTTGGGGAGCGGCAAGACCACGCTGCTGAACCACATTTTGACTAACCGCCAAGAGTTGAAGGTAGCGGTGCTGGTGAATGAATTTGGTGACATCAACATCGATAGCCAGCTGTTGGCGTCGGTGGAAGAAAACATGGTGGAGCTGAGCAACGGCTGCATCTGCTGCACGATTAACGACAGCCTGGTGGATGCGGTGTATGCCGTGCTGGAACGGGAAGAGCGGATGGACTATCTGGTGGTAGAAACCACGGGACTGGCCGACCCGCTACCCATCATGGTGACGTTTCTGAGTACGGAGCTGAAAGCCTTCACTCACCTGGATTCTGTCATTACTGTGGTAGATGCGGAAGCCTTTACAGAAGATCACTTCAGCAGTGATGCGGCACTCAGTCAGTTAATCTACGGCGACATTATCTTGCTGAACAAGGCCGATTTAGTACCAGAGTCTAAGCTAACCCAGTTAGAAGCCTACATTCACAGCATCAAAGAGCAGGCACGATTCCTGCGGTGTTCGCTGACGGCAGAAGCCGATGGGCTGCCCCTTTCTGCCTTGCTAGATGTGGGTTTGGCAGAGCCCCCGGTGTTGAGTCTGGACGTAGAGGAATGTCAGACATTCAACAGCACATCCCCCCACCTTACTCAGGATGGCTTTGTCTCGGTGCCGTTTAAGAGCGATCGCCCCTTCAACCTGACTAGGTTCGAGCATTTCTTGATGGCCCAGATGCCCGTCGATGTGTTCCGGGCCAAAGGCATTCTCTGGTTCGAGGGCGAGGAAGAGCGTTTTATCTTTCAGCTCAGCGGCAAACGGTGCAGCATTACCCCCGAACCCTGGACCACCCCACCCCAAAATCAACTCGTGTTCATTGGTCGTCAGTTGAACCTCCTGCAACTGCACCAACACCTCACCAATTGTTTGGCCGGTAGTCGAGTCTCCCTACTGTCCTAGCGAGAAGTGGCCAAACCCCGCTTGGGTTCCCTCTGGCATTGCCGGAATTACCCAGTGTCCGTGCCCCAAAGGCGTGTCCCACCCACGGGGGGAGTGCAAGCTTCCCCTTTTCTACCGTAGTTAGGACTGATTTATGACCTTATCGATTTCTCGTGACGATATTCGTTCAGGAACACTCAAAACCAAAGCTGAGCCCCCCGTCTCCGATCAGGAGATGGAGCAGGCCGTCCGTACCCTGCTGCTAGGTTTGGGTGAAGACCCCGATCGCGAAGGGCTGATCGACACCCCCAAGCGGGTCGTCAAAGCCCTGAAATTTCTCACCTCGGGCTATCACCAATCCCTGGGTGACCTGCTCAACGGCGCTGTCTTCCACGAAAACACCAACGAAATGGTGCTGGTGCGCGACATCGACCTGTTCAGTTCCTGCGAACATCACATCTTGCCGATTCTGGGTCGCGCCCATGTGGCCTATATTCCCAACGGCAAGGTGATCGGCCTCTCCAAAATTGCCCGCATCTGCGAAATGTATGCCCGGCGTCTGCAAGTCCAGGAACGGCTCACCGCCCAGATTGCTGATGCCCTGGAAGGTTTGCTAAAACCCCAGGGCGTTGCCGTCGTCGTCGAAGCGAGCCACATGTGCATGGTCATGCGCGGCGTCCAAAAGCCCGGCTCCTGGACCACCACCAGCGCCATGCGCGGCGTCTTCGCCGCAGACCCCAAAACCCGCCAGGAGTTCATGAGTTTAATTCGTCATAGTCCGAGTTTCCATTAGGGGAAAAAGGTCGGAGTGATGGAGTGATGGGGTGATGGAATAACTCCCCAACTCCCTTACTCCCTTACTCCCCGACTCCCCACCCATCCACCCATCCACCCTCACTCTTCCCATGCTAAAAACCTCCGACACCCACGACACCCGCCTCCCCGTCACCATCATCACGGGCTTTCTCGGCAGTGGCAAAACTACGCTGCTGAATCACATCCTCCAAAACTTCGATGCCTTTCGCGTTGCGGTGCTAGTGAATGAATTTGGTGACATCAATATCGACAGTCAGTTTCTGGTCACCGTGGAGCAGGACATGGTGGAGCTGACCAACGGCTGCATCTGCTGCACCATCAACGATGACCTGATGCAAGCGGTATATCGAGTGCTGGAGAAACGGGACAGAATTGACTACCTTGTAGTCGAAACCACTGGCGTTGCCGACCCCCTACCCATTACCCTCACCTTCCTCGGCACCGAGCTGCGGGACATGACTCGACTCGACTCCATCCTGACGGTAATTGACGCCGAAACCTTTGAACCCGACTTATTCAACAGCCAGGCGGCGATGAGTCAGGTGGCCTATGGCGATATTCTGCTGCTGAATAAAACCGACTTGGTCTCACCAGATCGTCTTGAGGCGGTGGAATCAGGGATTCGCACCTTCCGAGAAGATGTCAAGATTCTCCACGCTCAGCATGGCCGGGTACCCCTGCCGCTGATCATCGATGTGAAGGTGGGCGATCGCGGTCTGTATCAAGCCGTGGCCCAAGCTGATGCCGAGAAAGCGGCCCATGATCATGACCATCACTCCGAACACGAGGCTCACGACCACGGGCATCACGGGCATCATCACGACCACGATCATCCCCACGAACATCATCACCATCACTCCGACCACCTGGATAACGATGGCTTTGTCTCGATGGCGTTCCGCTCCGATCAGCCCTTTGCCCTCAAGAAGTTTCAGCAGTTCCTTGACTATCACTTGCCACCAGAACTGTTCCGCATGAAGGGGATTCTCTGGTTCAAAGAAAGCCCTGCCCGTCACTTTTTCCAGCTCACGGGTAAGCGGTTTCAGCTTGAAGACTCGGAATGGCCAGGATCACCCGGCACTCAACTCGTCTGCATTGGCCGAAATTTGGATCTCAAGGTGATGGAAGAAAAGTTGATGAACTGTGTTGCAGATGAGGATTAGGTTTTAGGTTCTGGGTTTCAGGTTTCAGGTTTTGGCTGGTATCAAGAAACCCGTTGCGGCATCTAGCACCCGATCCCCATCTACCCGCCCACCCATCCACTCGCCCACCTATTTCCCATGTTCCTCACTTTCTACAACAGCCTCACCAAACGCAAACAACCCTTTACCCCCAGCCATCCAGGACGGGTAACTCTGTATTGCTGTGGGGTGACGGTTTATGACGATTGCCACCTGGGCCATGCCCGGTCATACCTGGGGTGGGATGTGCTGCGGCGATACCTGCGCTGGCGGGGGTACGTGGTTCATTACGTGCAAAACTTCACCGATATTGACGACAAAATCCTCAACCGGGCCAGAGCCGAGGGCACAACCATGGCGGCTATCTCAGAGCGCTACATCCAGCGCTACTTTGAAGACATGCACCGCCTGAATGTGATGGATGCCGATGAGTATCCCAGGGTGACGGAACATATTGAGGCGATTCATGAGTTGATTGGTCAGTTAGAGGCTAAGGGCTATGCCTACGCTGCCGGGGGCGATGTGTATTATCGGGTAGAGCAGTTTGCCGACTATGGCCAGCTTTCGGGGCGATCGCTGGCAACCCTGCAGGCGGGAGCGAGTGGTCGCGATCTGGCGGCTACCGCCAAGGCCAACCCAGCGGACTTTGCCCTCTGGAAGGGAGCCAAACCCGACGAACCGGCGTGGGACTCTCCCTGGGGACCGGGCCGACCGGGCTGGCATATCGAATGTTCCGCGATGATTCGAGCCCGACTGGGGGCCACCATCGATATCCACGGTGGTGGCGGCGACCTCGTGTTTCCCCACCACGAGAATGAAATCGCCCAATCCCAGGCCGCCAACGGCAAACCCCTGGCCAACTACTGGCTACACAACGGCATGGTGACGGTGAAGGGCGAAAAGATGTCGAAATCCCTGGGCAACTTCACTACGATTCGCGATTTGCTAGAGGGTCGTTGGCCGGAGTATCCGCAGCCGGTAGACCCGATGGTAGTGCGGCTGTTCGTGCTGCAGGGGCATTATCGGAAGCCACTGGATTTTACGAAAGATGCCATCGCAGCCGCGATCAACAGTTGGCAAACCCTGAAAGCCGGACTCCTCTTTGGCGACCACCACGGAGCCGCGCTGGGATGGTCAGTCGCCCCCCTTCAATCTTCTCTTCAGGAACTCAGCCTAGACAACCCGTGGGTCGAAAGGTTCCAAACCGCCATGGATGATGACCTGAACACGCCGGGGGCTCTGGCAGTGCTGTTTGAGCTGGCCAAAGGGTTGCAGCGGGAGGGAAACCGTCTGGTTCACGAAGGGAAGCCCCAATCCAGACCTGATGTGCTCTTGCAGCAGTGGCAAACCCTGTTGCATCTATCCCAGGTTTTAGGATTTGAGGCTAAAGCAAACGGTACGGCGGGTGACTTGGATGAGGCTGCGATCGCTGATCTGATCCAGCAGCGTCAGGCGGCCCGGCAACAGCGCGACTTTGCTATGGCAGATGATATTCGCGATCGGCTTGCGGCGGGGGGGATTACGGTGGTTGACCAACCGGATGGCGAAGTCCGCTGGCATTGGCAGTGAATCAGCGCGGTCGGAGCAATGCTTTAAGCGAATCTAGTCTCTGACGTGGTCTGGTAGCTTTCGTGGTTGAATCCCTATAGGTGGTAGGCGCAGAATAAATGTGTTTATCTTGACCTGCAACCAGAAAAAC
This portion of the Halomicronema hongdechloris C2206 genome encodes:
- a CDS encoding CobW family GTP-binding protein, translated to MTASLSELMPKRGMPVTLITGFLGSGKTTLLNHILTNRQELKVAVLVNEFGDINIDSQLLASVEENMVELSNGCICCTINDSLVDAVYAVLEREERMDYLVVETTGLADPLPIMVTFLSTELKAFTHLDSVITVVDAEAFTEDHFSSDAALSQLIYGDIILLNKADLVPESKLTQLEAYIHSIKEQARFLRCSLTAEADGLPLSALLDVGLAEPPVLSLDVEECQTFNSTSPHLTQDGFVSVPFKSDRPFNLTRFEHFLMAQMPVDVFRAKGILWFEGEEERFIFQLSGKRCSITPEPWTTPPQNQLVFIGRQLNLLQLHQHLTNCLAGSRVSLLS
- the folE gene encoding GTP cyclohydrolase I FolE, which produces MTLSISRDDIRSGTLKTKAEPPVSDQEMEQAVRTLLLGLGEDPDREGLIDTPKRVVKALKFLTSGYHQSLGDLLNGAVFHENTNEMVLVRDIDLFSSCEHHILPILGRAHVAYIPNGKVIGLSKIARICEMYARRLQVQERLTAQIADALEGLLKPQGVAVVVEASHMCMVMRGVQKPGSWTTTSAMRGVFAADPKTRQEFMSLIRHSPSFH
- a CDS encoding CobW family GTP-binding protein, producing the protein MLKTSDTHDTRLPVTIITGFLGSGKTTLLNHILQNFDAFRVAVLVNEFGDINIDSQFLVTVEQDMVELTNGCICCTINDDLMQAVYRVLEKRDRIDYLVVETTGVADPLPITLTFLGTELRDMTRLDSILTVIDAETFEPDLFNSQAAMSQVAYGDILLLNKTDLVSPDRLEAVESGIRTFREDVKILHAQHGRVPLPLIIDVKVGDRGLYQAVAQADAEKAAHDHDHHSEHEAHDHGHHGHHHDHDHPHEHHHHHSDHLDNDGFVSMAFRSDQPFALKKFQQFLDYHLPPELFRMKGILWFKESPARHFFQLTGKRFQLEDSEWPGSPGTQLVCIGRNLDLKVMEEKLMNCVADED
- the cysS gene encoding cysteine--tRNA ligase produces the protein MFLTFYNSLTKRKQPFTPSHPGRVTLYCCGVTVYDDCHLGHARSYLGWDVLRRYLRWRGYVVHYVQNFTDIDDKILNRARAEGTTMAAISERYIQRYFEDMHRLNVMDADEYPRVTEHIEAIHELIGQLEAKGYAYAAGGDVYYRVEQFADYGQLSGRSLATLQAGASGRDLAATAKANPADFALWKGAKPDEPAWDSPWGPGRPGWHIECSAMIRARLGATIDIHGGGGDLVFPHHENEIAQSQAANGKPLANYWLHNGMVTVKGEKMSKSLGNFTTIRDLLEGRWPEYPQPVDPMVVRLFVLQGHYRKPLDFTKDAIAAAINSWQTLKAGLLFGDHHGAALGWSVAPLQSSLQELSLDNPWVERFQTAMDDDLNTPGALAVLFELAKGLQREGNRLVHEGKPQSRPDVLLQQWQTLLHLSQVLGFEAKANGTAGDLDEAAIADLIQQRQAARQQRDFAMADDIRDRLAAGGITVVDQPDGEVRWHWQ